One Melanotaenia boesemani isolate fMelBoe1 chromosome 8, fMelBoe1.pri, whole genome shotgun sequence DNA segment encodes these proteins:
- the LOC121645127 gene encoding zinc finger protein 391-like — translation MSSVQYLKEFISERLTAAAAEIFGVFEKTIVQYEEEIDRQRRLLDVSQKPQRKLKTADVPQQHVCQEEDEEVEEVPPDQLSNQEKNPILDQEEPDLPQVKEEQEEFCTNQEGEPFVLKEESDAFMVTLTYEESDHSDPEPNDDQLQDQDREGSEDADLGSSSSTEMKAKQRCPGISTSNDEDDPCSMSESHCDADVGSVSLKCGVCGKVFKNKYHLKMHHRIHTGVKPYACSDCGKRFNDASTLKYHTRTHTGEKPYSCQTCGKSFRCSYSVLVHMRTHTGEKPYLCNTCGKRFTNLSAFKWHTAIHTGEKRYSCKICGKSFTQSGNLTAHMGTHTGEKRYSCKICEKSFSRSSNLIVHMRTHTGEKPYPCNTCGERFKYASALKKHMRTHAEDESFSCETCGRGPASSSSSVRSTPHAGEECSPETSTGEMVWVAKPEENV, via the exons ATGTCTTCCGTTCAGTATCTGAAAGAGTTCATCAGCGAAAGactcacagctgctgctgcagaaataTTCGGAGTGTTTGAGAAAACCATCGTCCAGTACGAGGAGGAGATCGACCGTCAGCGCAGGCTGCTGGATGTTAGCCAGAAACCTCAGAGAAAGTTAAAAACAGCAG aTGTTCCACAGCAACATGTGTGtcaggaggaggatgaggaggtggaggaagttCCTCCCGACCAGCTTTCTAACCAAGAGAAGAACCCCATTCTGGACCAAGAGGAACCAGATCTTCCCCAGGTTAAAGAAGAACAGGAGGAATTCTGCACCAATCAGGAAGGAGAGCCTTTTGTACTGAAGGAGGAGAGCGATGCCTTCATGGTGACACTTACGTATGAGGAAAGTGACCACAGTGATCCAGAACCAAACGACGACCAGCTCCAAGATCAGGATCGGGAAGGAAGTGAGGATGCAGACTTGGGATCGAGCAGCAGTACGGAGATGAAGGCAAAACAAAGATGTCCAGGTATCAGCACCAGTAACGATGAAGATGACCCGTGTTCCATGTCAGAGAGTCACTGTGACGCTGACGTTGGCAGCGTTTCATTAAAATGTGGCGTTTGTGGTAAAGTGTTTAAGAATAAGTACCACCTGAAGATGCATCACAGAATCCACACCGGCGTGAAGCCGTATGCGTGCAGTGACTGCGGAAAACGGTTCAACGACGCGTCCACGCTGAAATACCACACCAGAACTCACACGGGCGAGAAGCCGTACTCCTGCCAAACATGCGGGAAAAGTTTCCGATGTAGTTACAGCGTTTTAGTCCACATGCGAACCCACACGGGGGAGAAGCCGTACCTTTGCAACACCTGCGGAAAAAGATTCACGAACTTATCAGCTTTTAAGTGGCACACAGCCATCCACACCGGAGAGAAGCGCTACTCCTGCAAGATATGCGGGAAAAGTTTCACGCAAAGCGGCAATCTGACCGCTCACATGGGAACACACACGGGGGAGAAGCGCTATTCCTGCAAAATCTGCGAGAAGAGCTTCAGCCGGAGCAGCAACCTGATTGTCCACATGAGAACACACACCGGCGAAAAGCCGTACCCCTGCAACACCTGCGGAGAACGCTTCAAATACGCGTCCGCGCTGAAAAAGCACATGAGAACTCACGCAGAGGACGAGTCCTTCTCCTGCGAAACGTGTGGGAGAGGTCCTGCAAGCAGCAGCTCCTCCGTTCGAAGCACTCCTCACGCGGGGGAGGAGTGTAGCCCCGAGACGTCCACGGGGGAAATGGTTTGGGTGGCAAAGCCTGAAGAAAACGTGTGA
- the LOC121645125 gene encoding oocyte zinc finger protein XlCOF6.1-like, whose protein sequence is MSSNQLRKVIIERQSPAPENDGVFVKSIVLHEEEINNQRRSKKKISWKPRIKLNTADLPQEHVCKREVVVDDKFSLDQEEEEEEEPESPQIKEEQEELSSDEEGEQIVVVLKEEPESDTLTGAPTSEESDHSEPESSRDQLFIQSSPVNGRSSWDGTKVGDSRSPKTADLKPNKRHSTKAAALPLSESLCDTESNKTLVKCDVCGKVFNSKPKMKKHCRIHTCEKRYPCSTCGKKFKDASTLKYHTRTHTGEKPFSCKTCGKCFSCCGKLLVHMRIHTGDKPYLCNTCGRGFSQSSALKRHSAIHTDEKFYSCKICGKGFSQNSDVTVHMRTHTGEKPYVCNTCGRRFSDSSAFKRHIAIHINDKPYSCKICGKSFRQSGHLLRHMTIHTGDRPFSCEKCGKSFRQSNNLLRHLKSHSDEISSACNTCGKLFIRPSWLKKHLETHT, encoded by the exons ATGTCTTCAAATCAGCTGAGAAAGGTTATAATTGAGCGTCAAAGTCCAGCTCCAGAAAATGACGGAGTCTTTGTAAAAAGCATCGTTCTGCACGAGGAAGAGATCAATAATCAGCGCAGATCGAAGAAGAAAATCAGCTGGAAACCACGAATAAAGTTAAACACTGCAG ACCTCCCTCAGGAACACGTTTGTAAGCGGGAGGTTGTCGTTGATGACAAATTCAGTCTGGaccaggaagaagaagaagaagaagaaccagagTCTCCACAGATTAAAGAAGAACAGGAGGAACTCTCCAGTGATGAGGAGGGAGAGCAGATTGTTGTTGTTCTGAAGGAGGAACCTGAGTCTGATACCTTAACGGGGGCTCCTACTTCTGAGGAAAGTGACCACAGTGAACCTGAATCCAGCAGAGACCAGCTCTTCATTCAAAGTTCTCCTGTAAATGGGAGAAGCAGCTGGGATGGAACCAAAGTTGGTGACTCCAGATCACCAAAAACCGCAGATCTGAAGCCAAATAAGCGCCACAGTACCAAGGCTGCTGCCCTTCCCCTGTCAGAAAGTCTCTGTGACACTGAGAGTAATAAAACTTTAGTGAAATGTGACGTATGTGGGAAAGTCTTTAACTCAAAGCCTAAAATGAAGAAGCATTGCAGAATCCACACGTGTGAGAAACGTTATCCATGCAGCACTTGTGGGAAGAAGTTTAAGGACGCATCAACGCTAAAGTACCACACGAGaacccacacaggtgagaagccattTTCCTGTAAAACCTGCGGGAAATGCTTCTCATGTTGCGGCAAGTTGTTGGtccacatgagaatccacacaggggACAAGCcttacctgtgtaacacctgTGGGAGAGGATTTTCTCAGTCCTCCGCTCTGAAGCGGCATTCAGCCATCCACACAGACGAGAAGTTCTATTCATGCAAAATATGCGGGAAAGGTTTCAGTCAGAACAGCGACGTGACGGTGCACATGAGAACGCACACGGGCGAGAAACCGTACGTCTGCAACACCTGCGGGAGAAGGTTTTCTGACTCATCGGCGTTTAAGAGGCACATAGCAATCCACATAAACGACAAGCCTTATTCTTGCAAAATATGCGGTAAAAGCTTCCGGCAAAGCGGCCACTTGCTGCGTCACATGACCATCCACACCGGAGACCGGCCCTTTTCCTGTGAAAAATGTGGTAAAAGTTTCAGGCAGAGCAACAATTTGCTGCGTCACTTGAAAAGCCACTCAGATGAGATTTCTTCTGCTTGCAACACCTGCGGGAAACTTTTTATTCGCCCTTCATGGTTGAAAAAGCACCTGGAAACTCACACATAA
- the vcpip1 gene encoding deubiquitinating protein VCPIP1 yields the protein MSLLQSSKKKDKRILSGTCPDPKCQARLFFPAFGSISIECTECGQRHEQKNLLNVEEVTDPDVVLHNLLRNALLGVTGAPKKGTELVKVMGLSNYHCKLLSPVLTRYGMDKQTGKAKLLREMNQGEMFDCSLLGDRAFLIEPDHVSTMGYGKDRSGSLIYLHDTLEEVKKANGSRECLIPVHVDGDGHCLVHAVSRALVGRELFWHALRENLKQNFKQNLDRYKRLFQDFIDAAEWEDIINECDPLFIPPEGVPLGLRNIHIFGLANVLHRPIILLDSLSGMRSSGDYSATFLPGLVAEEQCRGKDGKLNKPICIAWSSSSRNHYIPLVGIKNTVLPKLPAHLLPKAWGIPQELIKKYIKLELDGSCVIGGERSLQDKYLMRLVNAMEEVFMEKHSIHPSLVADVHQYVYRRTGVIGVQPEEVTEAAKKSVMDNRLHRCLICGALSELHVPAEWLVPGGKLYNLAKSTHGQLRPDKNYSFPLNNVVCSYDPKRDFLVPDYKLSSLSTCNWCHGTSVRHIRGDGSVVYLDGDRTNTRSQGGKCGCGFKHYWEGKEYDNLPEAFPITLEWGGRVVRETVYWFQYETDPVLNSNVYDVAMKLVTKHFPGEFGSEILVQKVVNTILHHTAKKNPDEYNPVSIDGAHVQRLTDATESQPAADPQPPTKIILTGQKAKTLHKEELTMSRTERSLQQSISEQAFVTQKRRTDKLKQEQKSPGRASSPSGLPETSSYSAPATPTKSSSPSSSIKEKKIRVTTSDGRQAMLTLQAHTSFSELQRSITNQFGVPPAQQCIRYGFPPKELVPPKDGEENEPVALQHGDRVTVEILRGPEDKSPAISITRASSSHSVKSDDAMTSGRTSSRELQESIDLEMSSLCLLATLMGEDVWSYAKKLPHLFQQGGVFYNIVKKDMGLMDGKHCTLPHLTGKTFVYNAAEERLELCVDAAGHFPIGPDVEELVKEALVQLRSEAASRGSREGSPSHGVLRLGSGGVVRKKEQLQSVTAFQGKGHSLGSAGGSSPPEHRPITRQHSSGVDLSASVSRGPPDLSDIPEDATRELVRMAPGFVTMKDGRGLDPSVMEQQRRKLQEMVSSIQASMERHLREQQSSAAAVGGARQEQTGRTRASVADQDPPAAAGATASGKPEEKLEEPEEMESQDAGQNATEPMDHS from the exons ATGTCGCTGCTTCAAagctcaaagaaaaaagacaagcgTATTTTGTCTGGTACCTGCCCAGACCCGAAATGTCAGGCGAGGCTCTTCTTCCCCGCTTTCGGCTCCATTAGCATCGAGTGCACAGAGTGTGGTCAACGCCACGAGCAGAAGAACCTGTTAAATGTCGAAGAGGTGACTGATCCAGATGTGGTGCTTCATAATCTACTCAGAAATGCCCTACTAGGTGTTACCGGGGCCCCGAAGAAAGGGACGGAGCTGGTGAAGGTAATGGGGCTTTCTAATTATCACTGCAAGCTCCTGTCCCCGGTCCTCACCAGGTACGGCATGGACAAACAAACCGGCAAAGCCAAGCTGCTGAGGGAAATGAACCAAGGAGAGATGTTTGACTGCTCGCTGCTGGGAGATAGAGCCTTTCTAATCGAGCCGGACCATGTGTCCACCATGGGTTATGGTAAGGACAGGTCTGGGAGCCTCATATACCTCCATGACACCCTGGAAGAGGTCAAGAAGGCCAATGGCAGCAGGGAGTGTCTCATCCCGGTCCATGTGGATGGAGATGGGCATTGCCTGGTCCATGCTGTGTCTAGAGCGCTCGTGGGCAGAGAACTGTTCTGGCACGCCCTTAGAGAAAACCTCAAACAGAACTTCAAGCAGAACCTGGACCGCTACAAACGGCTTTTTCAGGATTTTATTGATGCTGCAGAGTGGGAAGACATCATCAATGAGTGTGACCCCCTGTTCATCCCCCCTGAAGGTGTCCCGCTTGGACTTCGGAACATCCACATATTTGGCTTAGCCAATGTCCTCCACCGACCCATAATCCTGCTGGACTCTCTGAGTGGGATGAGGAGCTCCGGGGACTACTCTGCCACCTTCCTGCCTGGGCTGGTGGCAGAGGAGCAGTGCAGGGGTAAAGACGGGAAGCTCAACAAGCCCATCTGTATCGCCTGGAGCAGCTCCAGCAGGAACCACTACATTCCTCTTGTGGGAATCAAGAACACAGTGCTGCCCAAGCTGCCGGCCCACCTACTGCCCAAAGCCTGGGGCATCCCCCAGGAGCTCATCAAGAAGTACATCAAACTGGAGTTGGATGGGAGCTGTGTAATTGGTGGCGAGCGCAGCTTGCAGGATAAATACCTGATGAGGCTGGTCAACGCCATGGAGGAGGTGTTCATGGAGAAGCATAGCATCCACCCCTCGCTGGTGGCAGATGTTCACCAGTACGTCTACCGGCGGACCGGGGTGATCGGTGTCCAGCCTGAGGAGGTGACAGAAGCAGCAAAGAAGTCAGTAATGGACAACCGGTTGCACCGCTGCCTGATCTGTGGCGCCCTGTCTGAACTACATGTCCCAGCCGAGTGGCTGGTTCCTGGGGGGAAGCTCTACAACTTGGCCAAATCCACGCATGGCCAACTGCGGCCGGACAAGAACTACAGCTTCCCTCTCAACAACGTGGTCTGTTCTTATGACCCAAAGAGAGACTTCCTGGTCCCGGACTACAAGCTGAGCTCCCTCAGCACCTGCAACTGGTGCCACGGCACGTCGGTGCGCCACATCCGCGGTGACGGCTCAGTGGTTTACCTGGACGGGGACAGGACCAACACCCGCTCGCAGGGCGGGAAGTGCGGCTGCGGCTTCAAGCATTACTGGGAGGGGAAGGAGTATGACAACCTGCCCGAAGCCTTCCCCATCACCCTGGAGTGGGGCGGTCGAGTGGTGCGAGAGACGGTGTACTGGTTCCAGTATGAGACTGACCCGGTGCTGAACAGCAACGTTTACGACGTGGCCATGAAGCTGGTCACCAAACACTTCCCGGGTGAGTTTGGCAGCGAGATCCTGGTGCAGAAAGTGGTCAACACTATCCTGCACCACACCGCCAAGAAGAACCCTGACGAATACAACCCAGTGTCCATCGACGGTGCTCATGTCCAGCGTCTCACCGACGCCACAGAGAGCCAGCCGGCAGCAGACCCACAGCCGCCCACAAAGATCATCCTGACTGGTCAGAAGGCGAAGACGCTTCACAAAGAGGAGCTGACGATGAGCCGGACAGAGCGCAGCCTCCAGCAGAGCATCAGCGAGCAGGCCTTCGTCACCCAGAAGAGAAGGACGGACAAGCTAAAGCAGGAGCAGAAAAGTCCAGGCCGGGCGTCCTCCCCCAGCGGGCTTCCAGAGACCTCCTCCTACTCAGCTCCAGCCACGCCCACCAaatcctcctctccatcctcgTCCATTAAAGAGAAGAAGATCCGTGTGACGACCAGCGACGGCAGGCAGGCCATGCTGACCCTGCAAGCCCACACCAGCTTCTCCGAGCTGCAACGAAGCATCACCAACCAGTTTGGTGTGCCGCCCGCGCAGCAGTGCATCCGCTACGGCTTCCCGCCTAAAGAACTGGTCCCACCGAAAGACGGCGAGGAGAACGAGCCCGTGGCGCTGCAGCACGGGGACAGGGTGACGGTGGAGATCCTGAGGGGCCCCGAGGACAAGAGCCCCGCCATCTCCATAACCAGGGCGTCCAGCTCGCACTCGGTGAAGAGCGACGATGCTATGACATCTGGCAGGACAAGTAGCCGGGAGCTCCAGGAGAGCATAGACCTGGAGATGTCCTCCCTCTGTCTCCTAGCAACATTGATGG gtgagGATGTGTGGTCGTACGCTAAGAAGCTGCCACACTTATTCCAGCAGGGAGGCGTCTTCTACAACATCGTCAAGAAAGACATGG GTCTGATGGACGGGAAGCACTGCACGCTGCCCCACCTGACTGGGAAAACTTTTGTTTACAACGCGGCGGAGGAGCGTCTGGAGCTCTGCGTGGATGCTGCAGGTCACTTTCCCATCGGCCCTGACGTGGAGGAGCTGGTGAAGGAGGCGCTGGTGCAGCTGCGCTCAGAGGCGGCTTCAAGGGGCAGCAGAGAGGGGAGCCCCTCCCACGGCGTGCTGCGGCTAGGCAGTGGCGGCGTCGTCCGGAAGAAGGAACAGCTGCAGAGCGTCACCGCCTTCCAGGGAAAAGGCCACTCTCTGGGCAGCGCCGGAGGCTCCTCCCCTCCAGAACACCGGCCTATCACACGGCAGCACAGCAGCGGTGTGGACCTGAGCGCCAGTGTTTCCAGGGGACCCCCTGACCTGTCGGACATCCCCGAGGACGCCACCAGGGAACTGGTCCGCATGGCTCCGGGCTTTGTCACCATGAAGGACGGCCGCGGCCTGGACCCCAGCGTGATGGAGCAGCAGCGGAGGAAGCTGCAGGAGATGGTCTCCTCCATCCAGGCCTCCATGGAGCGCCACCTGAGGGAGCAGCAGAGCTCAGCCGCCGCAGTGGgtggggccaggcaggagcagaCGGGCAGGACCAGGGCGTCCGTGGCTGATCAGgatcctccagctgcagcaggcgCAACGGCGTCTGGCAAACCCGAGGAGAAGTTGGAGGAACCGGAGGAGATGGAGAGCCAGGACGCTGGGCAGAACGCCACCGAACCCATGGATCATTCCTGA